GCCGGCGATCAGCTCCGGATAGTTGAAATCATCGCCCGTATACATCTTGACGCCTTCGGGCAGGCGCCGGCGCATCGCGATTTCCTTGTCCTTGTCGAGGAGCGAGATCTTGATGCCGTCGACCTTCGCCCTGTTTTCCTCGATCGCCGCGAGGCAGGTTTCCAGCGTCTTGTCGAAGAGGTCGGCCCCCCAATAGCCGGCGAGCGCGGGATCGAACATCTCGCCCAGCCAGTGCAGGATGACGGGGTGGTCGGCGCGCGCCAGGGCGTCGCGATAGATGGCGATATAGTCGTCCGGCGCGCGTGCGATCTTGGCGAGTGCCCGCGACGCCATCAGGATGAGGCGGCCGCCCACTTTCTGGATCGCGTCGATCTGCTGAGAATAGGCGTCGCTAATATCGTCGAGAGAACGGGCGTCACGCGCATCGAGATGATCGGTTCCCGCACCGTTGAAGACGAGCGCGTCGGGAAGTTCCTGCTTGGTGCGGCGGATCAGCTCGAGCGCGCCTTGCCAGTCGAGCCCCATGCCGCGCTGCGCCGTGTCCATCGCTTCGGCGATGCCGAGGCCGAGCGAGACGAGATGACGGCGGAAGGCGAGCGTCTTTTCCCAGTCGATCGCCGCGCGGCCCGTGGGGTCGGACGCGGTGAAGGGATCGGCGACGACATGGGCCGCCGAGAAGACGACGCGGTTGAAGTTGCGGTCGAACCTCGCGGTATCGACCGGCGCACCGGTGAGCGCGTAGGGAACGAGCTTTCCGCTCTCAGTAGGCAGGTCGATCTTCATGTCATGACTCCGAGCACAATATCCTTCCCCCTTGCGGGGAAGGTGATGTTCCCGGCTTCGGCCGGGGACACCGGATGGGGGTCGGGTGGTCTGTCAAATGTGCAAGAGATATTGAGACACCGCCCGACCCCCACCCCGGTCCTTCGGACCGACCCTCCCCGCAAGGGGGAGGGTAGAGCTGTGTGAGAGCGCAAAGCCATCTAAAACCTCTGCACCAGCATGCCGGCATCGGCCGAGATCACTTGGCCGGTCGTATAGGGAAGATCGCCCCGCGCCAGCGTCGCGGCGATGCGGCCGATATCGGCGGGCGCGCCCATGCGCGGCAGCAAGGTCAGGCCTTCATCCGCGATGCGGCGCTGATAGCTCTCCTTGGCGACACTCGTCATGGCGGTTTCGATGACACCGGGCTGGATGTCATAGACGGCGATGCCCTCAGGCCCGAGCCGCACCGCGAAGACCTTCGAGATCATCGCCGCCGCCGCCTTGGACGCGCAATATTCGCCACGCTGCACCGCCACGGCGATCGCATTGGAGGACGACACATTGATCAGGCTGTAGAAGCGTTCATCATCGCGCGCCCGCTTCACGAGCCGCCTGGCGAAAGCCTGACTCAGGAAGAACATCGCCTTGGCGTTGATCCTGATGCAGCGGTCATAGCTTTCCTCCGACACATCGAGAAGATCGCCGCGCGACAGGACCGACACGCCGGCATTGTTGACCAAAGTGGAGAGGGGACCGATGACCGCCTCGGCCTCGTCGAGCAGTCGCTCATGTCGCTTGATGTCGCCGATATCGGCGACGATCGTCACCACCTTGCCGCCATGCCGCGCCACCCTCTCGGCGGCGGCCGCCAGTTCCGCATCCACCGCCGGACCGTTGAGCGCGATGTCGAAGCCGCTTTCGGCCAAAGCCTCGGCGATGGCGAGCCCGATGCCGCGGCTCGAGCCGGTGACGAAGGCGGCGTGGCGTGGCGTCGTCATGCCGCCGCTCCGTTCTTCAGGAGCTCGCGCGCGATGATCGCCCGCTGGATCTGGTTGGTGCCCTCATAGATCTGGGTGATCTTGGCATCGCGATAGAGCCTCTCCACTTCGAAGCCGCGAATATAACCGCTGCCGCCGAAGATCTGCACCGCATCCGCCGAGCGCGCCACCGCCATGTCGGAGGCGAACCATTTGGCCATCGAGCAATAGCGCGTGGCATCCTCGCCGGCGTCGATCTTGGCCGCGGCACTGTGGACGAGAAGACGCGCCGCCTCGACGTCGCGCGCGATGTCGGCGAGCATCCACTGCACGCCCTGGAAATCGGCGATCGGCTTGCCGAACTGCCTGCGCTGCTTGGCGTAATCCAGCGCCGCCTCGAGTCCTGCCTGGCCGATGCCGACGGCAAGCGCGGCGATGCCGACGCGGCCTTTGTCGAGCACGCTCATCATCATGTGGAAGCCGCGTCCTTCCTCGCCGAGCAGCGCCTCGGGCGGCAGCCGCACATCGGCGAAGCTGAGCGCGCCGACCTGGCTGGCGCGCTGGCCCATCTTGTGCTCCTTGGGCCCGCGTGTGACACCCGCGCCCTTGAGATCTACGATGAAGATGCTCATGCCGCGATGGCCCGCCGCCTTGTCGGTGCGCGCGAGCACGAAGCCGACATCGGCGACGGGCGCATTGTGAATCCAGATCTTGCCGCCATTGAGCACCCAGCCCTCACCGTTGCGCACCGCTTCGGTGCGCAGCCCCGACACATCCGTGCCGGCCTCGGGTTCGGTGATGCAATAGGCGGCCTTGATCTCGGCGGAGAGCAGGCCCTGGAGCCAGTGCTGCTGCTGCGCCGGCGTGCCGTGGCGGACGAGCAGGGTGGAGACGAGCTCGACCAGGCCGCATTGATCGGCGACGGAGGCATAGCCGCGCGACAGTTCCTCCATGACCAGCGCATAGGTAAGCGTGTCGAAGCCGGGCCCGCCCATTTCTTCCGGCACCCCAATGCCGAACAGGCCCAGTTCTCCCATTTGTCTGTAGAGATCGGCCGGAAACCGCTCCTCGCGGTCGAGCGCCTCGGCCATCGGCCGGATGACCTCGTCAGCGAACTGCCGCGCCATGTCCCGGACCTGGATCTGGGTTTCGCTCAGCCGCATGGTCCGCCTTTCGTGATAACCATCTAGTTACTTAATACGGTGCTGACTGCCCCTTGTCAACGAGGTGTCTTGCAATCCGCGCTTCCCTATATTAGTAACTATATGGTTACATAAAAATCATGGGAGGATCGGGGTGCAGGTTTCCGCGAAAAGACGCTTCGGCCGCGCCGGTTTCGACGTCACGGCTTTTTCCTTCGGCACGGCGCCGATCGGCAATCTCTTCCGGCCGATCGACGATCAGACCTCGGATGCGATGATCCGGCAGTCCTGGGACGCTGGCGTGCGCTATTTCGATACCGCGCCCTATTACGGTCACGGCCTCGCCGAGCTGCGTCTCGGCCATTCGCTGCGCTGGAGGAACAGGGACGACTATGTCCTCTCCACCAAGGTCGGCCGCGTGCTCAAGCCGGCGCGCCGCTCCGCGATCGATTTCACGCCCTGGACCGCTGCCGCGGCGAACCGGCTCGAATTCGACTATTCGTATGACGGCACGATGCGCGCCTTCGAGGATTCGCTGCAGCGCCTGGCGCTCGAGCATGTCGAGATCCTGTTCATCCACGACATCGACAGTTTCACCCGCGGGTCGGAGCAGCCGGAAGTGTTCAAG
This genomic stretch from Nordella sp. HKS 07 harbors:
- a CDS encoding dihydrodipicolinate synthase family protein, giving the protein MKIDLPTESGKLVPYALTGAPVDTARFDRNFNRVVFSAAHVVADPFTASDPTGRAAIDWEKTLAFRRHLVSLGLGIAEAMDTAQRGMGLDWQGALELIRRTKQELPDALVFNGAGTDHLDARDARSLDDISDAYSQQIDAIQKVGGRLILMASRALAKIARAPDDYIAIYRDALARADHPVILHWLGEMFDPALAGYWGADLFDKTLETCLAAIEENRAKVDGIKISLLDKDKEIAMRRRLPEGVKMYTGDDFNYPELIAGDDQDYSHALLGIFDPLAPAAAVAMSRLAAGDKQGFHAVLDPTVPLARLIFRAPTQHYKTGVVFLAWLNGFQDHFIMLNGAQAMRPLPYFTEVFRLADGCGLLRDPDLAMRRMKTLLALYGV
- a CDS encoding 3-ketoacyl-ACP reductase — protein: MTTPRHAAFVTGSSRGIGLAIAEALAESGFDIALNGPAVDAELAAAAERVARHGGKVVTIVADIGDIKRHERLLDEAEAVIGPLSTLVNNAGVSVLSRGDLLDVSEESYDRCIRINAKAMFFLSQAFARRLVKRARDDERFYSLINVSSSNAIAVAVQRGEYCASKAAAAMISKVFAVRLGPEGIAVYDIQPGVIETAMTSVAKESYQRRIADEGLTLLPRMGAPADIGRIAATLARGDLPYTTGQVISADAGMLVQRF
- a CDS encoding acyl-CoA dehydrogenase family protein: MRLSETQIQVRDMARQFADEVIRPMAEALDREERFPADLYRQMGELGLFGIGVPEEMGGPGFDTLTYALVMEELSRGYASVADQCGLVELVSTLLVRHGTPAQQQHWLQGLLSAEIKAAYCITEPEAGTDVSGLRTEAVRNGEGWVLNGGKIWIHNAPVADVGFVLARTDKAAGHRGMSIFIVDLKGAGVTRGPKEHKMGQRASQVGALSFADVRLPPEALLGEEGRGFHMMMSVLDKGRVGIAALAVGIGQAGLEAALDYAKQRRQFGKPIADFQGVQWMLADIARDVEAARLLVHSAAAKIDAGEDATRYCSMAKWFASDMAVARSADAVQIFGGSGYIRGFEVERLYRDAKITQIYEGTNQIQRAIIARELLKNGAAA